Proteins encoded within one genomic window of Sphingosinicella ginsenosidimutans:
- a CDS encoding DUF1285 domain-containing protein — protein MPETAPPPDDLAGLDLAEIARLAEARRLPPVAQWNPAHCGHSGMRIARDGTWFHEGRPIRRPAMVRLFSTILRREPDGSHVLVTPVEKLTIDVEDAAFLAVEMKSDGEGRDRTLAFRLNTGDMVVAGRDHPLRLGSRPYLAVRAGLEALIARPVYYELAEIALAGDSAPPGVWSDGAFFALEGDA, from the coding sequence ATGCCCGAGACCGCGCCGCCTCCCGACGACCTTGCCGGACTCGACCTTGCCGAGATCGCGCGGCTCGCCGAGGCGCGCAGGCTGCCGCCGGTCGCGCAGTGGAATCCGGCGCATTGCGGGCATAGCGGGATGCGGATCGCGCGCGACGGCACCTGGTTTCACGAGGGCCGACCGATCCGTCGCCCCGCCATGGTCCGTTTGTTCTCCACCATCCTGCGGCGCGAGCCGGACGGCAGCCACGTGCTCGTCACTCCAGTGGAGAAGCTCACCATCGATGTCGAGGACGCCGCCTTTCTCGCCGTCGAGATGAAGAGCGATGGCGAAGGGCGCGATCGCACCCTCGCCTTCCGGCTCAACACGGGCGACATGGTGGTCGCCGGGCGCGACCATCCGCTGCGGCTCGGCTCGCGCCCCTATCTCGCGGTCCGTGCGGGGCTGGAGGCGCTGATCGCGCGACCGGTCTATTACGAGCTGGCCGAGATCGCGCTGGCCGGCGATTCGGCCCCGCCCGGCGTCTGGAGCGACGGCGCCTTCTTCGCGCTCGAAGGCGACGCATGA
- a CDS encoding dihydroneopterin aldolase: MTDLAIDGLIPAALRPRTRKIVLEDYELMLDIGFHDFEVGRPQRLVVTVEVWLDERAVSDSDDAAEAWDYDFLRTGIAELVAGRRFNLQETLAREIYDLVAARQGVTALRVATRKPDIYPDCAGVGVEIASF, from the coding sequence ATGACCGACCTTGCCATAGACGGCCTCATCCCGGCGGCGCTTCGCCCCAGAACGCGCAAGATCGTGCTCGAGGATTATGAGCTGATGCTCGACATCGGCTTCCACGATTTCGAGGTGGGGCGGCCGCAGCGGCTGGTCGTGACCGTCGAGGTCTGGCTCGACGAGCGCGCCGTTTCCGACAGCGACGATGCCGCCGAGGCCTGGGACTATGATTTCCTGCGGACCGGGATCGCGGAGCTGGTCGCCGGACGGCGCTTCAACCTGCAGGAGACGCTGGCGCGCGAAATCTACGACCTGGTCGCCGCGCGGCAGGGCGTCACCGCGCTTCGAGTCGCCACGCGCAAGCCCGACATCTATCCCGATTGCGCCGGAGTCGGCGTCGAGATCGCGTCCTTCTAG
- a CDS encoding SDR family oxidoreductase yields the protein MTAEFEGPRTAIVTGGAKRIGAEIARALAADGWHVLIHHNRSTDAAAALADEIGGSTVRAELADPGAAEAIIAALDGLPPARLLVNNASRFVLDSASDFTVAGWDAHLDINLRAPALLSQAFAARAGQGLIVNLLDAKLASPNPDFFTYTVSKMGLAGLTELTARAFAPAIRVCGIAPSVTMVSGPQSRDNFEAVHALNALGRGVDVSEIVAALRFLIATPTITGQTIVLDGGQRFLALPRDVQFLEAK from the coding sequence ATGACAGCGGAGTTCGAAGGCCCGCGCACGGCGATCGTGACCGGCGGCGCGAAGAGGATCGGCGCCGAGATCGCGCGCGCGCTCGCCGCCGACGGGTGGCACGTCCTGATCCACCATAATCGCTCGACGGACGCGGCGGCGGCCCTCGCGGACGAGATCGGCGGATCGACGGTGCGGGCCGAGCTTGCCGATCCCGGCGCGGCGGAGGCGATCATCGCGGCGCTCGACGGGCTGCCGCCGGCGCGGCTGCTGGTCAACAACGCCTCGCGCTTCGTGCTCGATTCGGCATCGGACTTCACGGTGGCCGGCTGGGACGCGCATCTCGATATCAACCTGCGCGCGCCGGCCCTGCTGTCGCAGGCCTTCGCGGCGCGGGCGGGGCAGGGGCTGATCGTCAACCTGCTCGACGCCAAGCTCGCTTCGCCCAACCCGGATTTCTTCACCTACACGGTTTCGAAAATGGGGCTCGCCGGGCTCACCGAGCTCACCGCCCGCGCGTTCGCGCCGGCGATCCGCGTGTGCGGGATCGCGCCCTCGGTGACGATGGTGTCGGGGCCGCAGAGCCGTGACAATTTCGAGGCCGTCCACGCGCTCAACGCGCTCGGCCGCGGCGTCGACGTCAGCGAGATCGTCGCCGCGCTCCGATTCCTCATCGCGACCCCCACCATCACCGGCCAGACGATCGTGCTGGACGGCGGCCAGCGCTTCCTCGCGCTGCCCCGCGACGTGCAATTCCTGGAGGCCAAATGA
- a CDS encoding energy transducer TonB encodes MSYVDNQGMSRGRLSAIVGVAILHALLGYALVTGLAYSVAKKAMEDLKTFDVTEPPPPPEEQPPPPPQQPQQVQPPPVVAPPPLVRVNTPAPPIQTVQVAPPPVITPTAPPAPPAPPAPPPPRVVQPARARANLTSYFSDDDYPPSAIRNEEQGTTRFRLTVGPDGRVANCEVTGSSGSTTLDSATCRILRSRARFTPAHDSNDNPTSDTVSSSVRWVLPAQ; translated from the coding sequence ATGTCGTACGTTGACAATCAGGGCATGTCCCGCGGCCGTCTGTCCGCGATCGTGGGCGTTGCGATCCTGCATGCATTGCTCGGCTACGCGCTGGTCACCGGCCTTGCCTACAGCGTTGCTAAGAAGGCGATGGAGGACCTGAAGACCTTCGACGTCACCGAGCCGCCGCCGCCGCCGGAAGAGCAGCCGCCGCCCCCGCCGCAGCAGCCGCAGCAGGTGCAGCCGCCGCCCGTCGTGGCGCCGCCGCCGCTGGTCCGGGTCAACACGCCGGCCCCGCCGATCCAGACCGTCCAGGTCGCGCCGCCACCGGTGATCACGCCGACCGCGCCGCCGGCTCCGCCAGCGCCGCCGGCTCCGCCGCCTCCGCGGGTCGTCCAGCCGGCCCGGGCCCGGGCCAATCTGACCTCCTATTTCTCGGATGACGATTATCCGCCGAGCGCGATCCGCAACGAGGAGCAGGGCACGACGCGGTTCAGGCTGACGGTCGGCCCCGACGGCCGCGTCGCGAATTGCGAGGTCACGGGATCGAGCGGCTCGACCACTCTCGACTCGGCGACCTGCCGGATCCTCCGCAGTCGCGCCCGGTTCACGCCGGCGCACGACAGCAACGACAATCCCACGAGCGACACGGTCAGCAGCAGTGTCCGGTGGGTGCTTCCGGCTCAGTGA
- a CDS encoding CoA pyrophosphatase produces MSLAVTLRDALERGHARTPELLAGDAVETSEGTPAAVLVPIVERPEPTVILTLRPETLRKHAGQISFPGGRIEPEDGGPVAAALREAEEEIGLPPYEVNVVGIADRYVTITGFEVTPVVGVLPPDLPLAAHPGEVAAMFEAPLHYLLDPKRQQIRTAMFRGRERTYYEIDWEGQRIWGATAAMIVNLSRRLVFA; encoded by the coding sequence ATGAGCCTCGCCGTCACCTTGCGCGACGCGTTGGAACGCGGCCATGCCCGGACGCCCGAGCTGCTCGCCGGCGATGCTGTCGAGACCAGCGAGGGCACGCCCGCCGCCGTGCTGGTGCCGATCGTCGAGCGCCCGGAGCCGACCGTGATCCTGACGCTCCGGCCCGAGACCCTTCGCAAACATGCCGGCCAGATCAGCTTCCCCGGCGGCCGGATCGAGCCGGAGGATGGCGGCCCGGTGGCGGCGGCGCTGCGCGAGGCCGAAGAGGAAATCGGCCTGCCCCCTTATGAGGTGAACGTCGTCGGCATCGCCGATCGCTACGTCACCATCACCGGCTTCGAGGTGACTCCCGTGGTCGGCGTGCTGCCGCCGGATCTGCCGCTTGCCGCCCATCCGGGCGAGGTCGCCGCGATGTTCGAGGCGCCGCTTCACTATCTGCTCGATCCCAAGCGCCAGCAGATCCGCACGGCGATGTTCCGCGGCCGCGAGCGCACCTATTACGAGATCGACTGGGAGGGGCAGCGTATCTGGGGCGCGACCGCGGCGATGATCGTCAACCTCAGCCGCCGGCTGGTCTTCGCATGA